Proteins co-encoded in one Flavobacterium fluviale genomic window:
- a CDS encoding helix-turn-helix domain-containing protein, with protein sequence MSTLTKPNHIGRKISRIRELRDMKQEALAQALGTNQQAISAMENSETIEEERLVEVAKALGVSVEAIKNFSDEAAINYFNTFNESPNNYFGLNNCTFNPLDKLMETVEENKKLYERLLKAEQDKIEYLEKLLKEK encoded by the coding sequence ATGAGCACACTAACAAAACCAAATCATATAGGGCGAAAAATAAGCCGTATTCGTGAACTGCGAGATATGAAACAAGAAGCTTTGGCGCAGGCGTTAGGAACAAACCAGCAAGCAATTTCGGCTATGGAAAACAGCGAAACGATAGAAGAAGAAAGACTTGTTGAGGTGGCAAAAGCGCTTGGTGTATCGGTTGAAGCGATTAAGAATTTTTCAGACGAAGCAGCAATTAATTATTTCAATACTTTCAATGAAAGTCCTAATAATTATTTTGGTCTAAACAATTGCACTTTCAATCCATTAGATAAATTAATGGAAACTGTAGAAGAGAATAAAAAGCTTTACGAACGTTTGCTGAAAGCGGAACAAGATAAAATCGAATATTTAGAGAAATTGCTAAAAGAGAAATAG
- a CDS encoding secretion protein has product MTKFTKAGLVAAFFLATVFTYAIDGKGDYILNIKTGNGKVVSFTLDTVENSSFSIFDENHNLLYAGDAAANKLEVSKTISLESFPAGTYVLEVKANDKVAKHEIKVAAKKVKAVKLDESANHSPGFRR; this is encoded by the coding sequence ATGACAAAATTTACCAAAGCCGGTTTAGTTGCTGCCTTTTTTTTAGCGACTGTGTTTACCTATGCCATTGATGGGAAAGGTGATTATATTTTAAACATCAAAACAGGAAACGGAAAAGTAGTTAGCTTTACTTTAGACACTGTTGAGAATTCATCTTTCTCGATCTTCGACGAGAATCACAATTTACTTTATGCAGGAGACGCTGCAGCAAATAAATTGGAAGTTTCAAAAACAATTAGTTTAGAAAGTTTTCCAGCTGGAACTTATGTTCTAGAAGTGAAAGCAAACGACAAAGTTGCGAAACACGAAATTAAAGTTGCTGCAAAAAAGGTAAAAGCAGTGAAATTAGACGAATCTGCTAATCATAGCCCAGGATTCCGCCGTTAA